The following DNA comes from Candidatus Lernaella stagnicola.
GGCGTCCAGGGCGCCATGCCCCATGGCCTCGTACACCATGGAGAGGTTACGGGCGGTTGACGTGGTGACCAGCAGAATCGCGCAGGGATGGCTTTGCATGATGCGGCGAGTCGCTTCCACGCCGTTCATCACGGGCATGACCAGGTCCATCAGGATCAAATCGGGGGTCTTGGCGGCGCATTTTTCCACCGCTTCGGCGCCGTCTTGTGCGAGCCAGATGACTTCGTGTTCCGAGGAATGCGTAATAAGGCGCCGCAGTACTTCCAGGATGATCAGCGTGTCGTCGACAATTGCAATACGAATGGTCAGGCCTCGCCAATCAAATCTACCACGGCGCTCAGGAACGTCTCGTCGTGGAAGCTGCTTTTGGTTAGGTAGTAATCGGCTCCCGCATCCAGACCGCGCCGACGATCCTCTTCGCGGTCCTTATAGGAAACAATCATTACCGGGATTTTGTTCAATTTTGAATTTTGCTTGATCTGGGTGACCAATTCAATGCCGTTCATGCGCGGCATGTCCACGTCCGAGATCACCAGGTCGAAATCCTCGGCCCGCACGGCGTTCCATCCGTCGACGCCGTCAACCGCGGTTCTTACTTCGTAGCCCTGGTTTTCCAGCAATTGACGCAGCATCTCGCGAACGGTGATCGAATCGTCCACCACGAGCAGTCGTTTGTGAAGTCGGGTCGCCTGCCCCACGGTGCGGACGATCTTTTTCAGCCCGCCGTCACTCAGGAGTTTGTCGACCGAGCGCACCAAGTCGTCGACATCGACGATCAGCGTCGGCGTGCCGTCTTCCAGCACGGCCGTGGCGCTGATGTCTTGCACTTTACCCAGGCGCGGGTCCAGGGGGCGCACCGCCAGGTCGCGTTCATCCAGCAGGCGATCGACAGCCAGACCGAACTGGGTGGACTGGTTGCTGATGACCACGACCGGAATCGCGCTTTTCGGGTCGCCGTTCTTGTCCAAACCGAGAAGCTGGGCCGCCGGCACCAGAGCGATGTTCTGCCCGTCGACATGGATGAACTGTCGATTCTCGAGGCTCTGAATCATGCTTGGCTGCGCCGACAAGATGCGGTCGACGCGGTGCAGCGGCAGGGCAAACGCCTCGCCGCCAACCTCGACCATCAGCACGTGCAACACCGATAGGCTCAGGGGCAATTTCAACCGAACGGTCGTGCCTTCCCCCGGCCGTGATTCCATGAAAATCTGCCCGCGCAGCTCCTGGATCATCGTGTGGACGACGTCCAGCCCCACGCCTCGGCCGGAAATTCGCGTGACCGCCACGGCGGTGGAAAAATCAGGCAGCAGAAGGAATTCCAGCAACTCCGCGTCGGTCAACAAGGCCGCCGTGTCGGCAGCGAGCAGGTTCCGGTCCACGATCTTCCGGCGCACGCGTTCCAGGTTGATCCCACGACCGTCGTCGGCCACGGTGACCACCAACATGCCGGCGTGATGGCTCGCCTCCAGGCGCAGGACGCCTTCAGGCGGCTTGTCCGCGTCGAAGCGTTCTTCCGGCGGCTCGATGCCGTGGTCAATGGCATTGCGCAGCAGATGGTTGAGCGGGGCTTCCAGCCGCGCCAGGATATCGCGATCCACCTCGGTATCTTTGCCGACGATTTTCAAGCGAACGTTTTTGCCCAGCTCGCGCGCCAAATCGCGCACCATCCGCGGAAACCCTTGCACGCCGACGGAAAAGGACAGCATGCGACTGGAGAGAGCCTGGCTGTAAAGCCGGTTGGAGGTTTCATCCAGACGCCGCGCCAGCATCTCAAAGTCGAGCAGGCTGGTCGTGATTCGGTCCTGTTCCGTCCGCGCATGGAGAATGGCTTCCTGGGCGAGCTGGTCGGCGTTTGGCCCGGCCTCCTTGCCTTCCACGGAGGCGCGCAGATCCTCCAGGATTTTGATGAGCCGGCCCTGCCGCTTATTGAACTGAAGCAACGCGTCGGCAAAGGGGGCTAGGCGCCGGGTTTCGACGAGAATTTCACTGGCGTAACCCAGGAGGCGGTCGAGGTTCTTGGCGGTGATGCGGATATCGCGTTTGGCCGTGGTGACTTCGTCGACGGCCTTTTTGGTGTCCGCGCTCTTGTCGGGGTCCGGAGTCGTCGGGGCCGGCGCGCGGGCGGGAGGCTGCGTCTTGGCGGCAGCGAGTTGAGCGGCCACCGCCGCTCTGATTTTCTGCGCCAGTTGTGCGAAAACCTGGGTTTGGGCGGTCAGGTGGTCGGTCGCTTCTTCTTCCGGGATGCGGGCCAGCGTTTGAAAGAGATCGACGGCTTTGAGAAAGATGTCGATCAGGCCGGGCTCGATTTGCACCTCGCGATTTTGCGCGGCCACGAAACCGTCCTCGACGGCGTGGGCGAGTTCCACTACCGAGCTGATGCCCACAATGCTTGCCGCGCCTTTGATGGAGTGCGCCGCCCGCATCAAGGATTCCATCATGTGCGGTGCGTCTGGATCTTGTTCCAGCGCCACAACGCCTTGGTTCAGGACTGCGGTGTGGGTTTCCAGTTCCTGCAGGAAGAGGGCCAGCAACGACATGCCGCTGAGGCCGTGCCCGGTCACAAGAGGCTCCTTTTCAAGGCCTCAATCAGTTTGTCTTCGTCGATCAGACCGATTTGCCCGGCCCGCCAGGGAACCGTGCCCATCGTGAGCGGTTCGGCGGTCCGAGAGGCGCTGACGGGCGAATTTTTCATTTCGTCGGGCTGGTAATGATAGAGCCCGTGTACCTCATCGACCGGAAAGACCCAGTTTTCGCCCTCTTTTTCGACCATAATCAGCCGCGATTTGTCCGCCACGTCACTTTCGCCGGAGGTTTCGTCCGCGACCGCCTCGAAAAGCGGATGGATGGAGGCACACAGGCGAATGATGCCCTCGATATTGACCAGACCGCGCAAAATCCGGCTGCTGCGATGGGGCAGACGGCGCACGGGCAGGGTCCGCGAGACCGACTGAATCAGATGTGTGGGCAGGGCCAGCCATTGTTCGCCGAGCCTGAAAACCAGTACGGACGCCATCGCTTGCGCCTTGGTTTGCTCAACCGCATCTTGCGCCAGCAATGTGGTCCATTGCTCGCGGTATTCGGGCGGGATCGGCCGATTGAACAGCTCTCGTCCGCTGGCGGCGTAAACCGGACAGTTACGGCAATGGACGTGTTCGGCCAGTTCCGGGCAGGTTCGTTGGCCGAAAACGCCGATCACGCGCCAGCAGCCGGGCTCGCGGTTGTGGGAGACTCCGTCAGTCATGGCTCAATGGGGCTCCTTCTGCGCTCGCCGCAAACGGCGACGCAGTTTATCGGCCGCCGCCTGCTCGCCGCGGTTCTCGAGGATGGACGTCAATTGAATCAGCGTTTCTTGATGATTGACATCCAGATAAAGCGCGCTGCGAAAATGCTTTTCCGCCCTCCCCAAATCTCTTTGGGCATGCGCAATGATTCCCAGCAGGAAAAAGGCTTTGGCGCGCAGGGGATCGGCCTGGAGGCATCGCCGACATAATTCCGACGCCTCGTCTAACCCGCCCTCATCAGCTTTTCGTTCCGCCTGGGATAACCAGAGTTCGATCATCGGCTCGCCCGTCGCCGGCGAGGCCGGAGGCGGCCAGGTCGGTTTTTTGAACTCGTCGTGTTCTTTCCCCGGTTTGGCTACGCGTGCGATCCGCGGACGCATGGCGTCGTGCGCGGTGGTGGTCAGCGATTGGATTCTTTGGTCCCGCGCCGGCGGTTGCTCGTTGCAGAAGACGAACGCGTGCGGCTTTCGCAGTGCCCGGAATTTTCGGGCGACCATTTGCAGGTTCTCGGCGGCGCCAAGAAAGAGCAGGCCGGATTCTTTCACCAATCTCTTCAACGTGTTGACCACCTGCTCCTGGGCGGCGGGCTCCAAGTAAATGAGCAGATTGCGACAAAACACCGCGTCAAACGGGGGGTGATCAAGAAAAAAATCCGTGGCCACTAAATTGCCGTACGCGAATTCCACCCGTTCCGCCACGTCCTTCCGCAAACGGTAGCGGTCGTTTTCGAGAGGTTCGAAATAGCGTGAGCGAAATCCTTTTTCTTTTTCCCGGAACGAATTGTAGCCGTAGACGGCCTCCCGGGCCTTGCTCAGGGTGCGGTGATTGATGTCGACAGCCTCCACGTGAAAGCGGTCAGCCGCCAGGCCGCAGTCCAGCAACGCCATGGCGACCGAATACGGCTCTTCACCGGTGGAGCAGGGCACACAGAGCACGCGCAGCGGCACCGAGGCGTGGGCCGGCTCCCAGGTATCGATGACCCATTGCTTCAGGAAATGGAATTGTTCGACGTTGCGGAAGAACCAGGTTTCCGGAACGGTCACCTCGTCGATCAACTCCAGCATTTCCTTTGGGGAGGCGATCAGCCGTTGCAGATATGCCGACTGGTCATTGAGATCGCACTCGGCCATGCGTCCCCGAATCGCCGCTTCGATGGTCGCCCGACAAATGGTGGTGATCTCCAAGCCGATTGTTTGCCGCAGCAAATCGCCGATCGCCGCCGTGTTCATGCGGGCTCCCGAAACAGCCGTGCCTTCAGATCGTCTGGCAGCAATTGCTCGATGCGCACCGTCTGCACGATGTTTTCCGCCTGGGGGTGTACGTCGCCGAGATAAGGTGCCTCATCAACCGCCACGCCGGACGACACGATTTCTTCCGGCGTCAGATGATCGGTGTCGGTGATCTCCTCGGCGAGCAGACCCAGCAAATGGCGTTTTTCGCCCTCCGCGGGATAATTCACCAAGAGCAGCCGCGCATCGAAGTTGAAGCCGCACGGGCGATCGCCCAGCAAGCGGCACAGGTCGATTACCGGTACCACCCGACCGTGGAAGTTGAAAACGCCCGCCACTTCCGGCGGGACGTGCGGCAGGGCCGTCAAATCGACGCGCGGCAGTACCGCGACCACCGTTCGACCGTCGACAGCAAAGCGCTGGACGCCCACCGAAAAATAGATCACGAACATCCGAACGTCCTCAATCGGCGACGTGGAAGCGGGATAGCTCTTCCCGTAATCCTTTGACCGCCTCGTGCATGTGTTCGGTGGACTTGTTGAAGTCTTTCTGCGAGGCGGCCGTCTGGCGCGCGCCCACGCTGAGTTGAATCATCGCCTGGCTGATCTGCTGGGCGCCCATCGACTGCGACCGCATGCCCTCGCTGACGGTTCGGAACTGTTCCAGTACGGCCTGCACGCTTTCGATGATTTGGGTGAACTGCGCGCTGATCGACCGCATCTCGCCCACGTCGCGTCGCACCTGCGCGCTGAACCTGTCCATTTCCATCACGCCCGACGTTACGGCCGACTGCATCTGCTGCACGGTCTGCTCGATATCGAGGGTGGCGACCGCGGTTTGGTCAGCCAGCCGCCGAATCTCGCGCGCCACTACCAGGAACCCGCCACCGTATTCACCGGCTTTCTCCGCCTCAATCGCCGCGTTTACCGAGAGGAGGTTAGTCTGGTCGGCCACCTTGGTGATGGTTGTCACCACCATGTTGATGTCGTGGGCCTTCTCGCTGATGGTGTAGAGCTTCGAGGAGATCGAGCCGGTCGCCTCCGCGAGTTGGCTCATCGTGCTTTCAAGAGTCGTCAGATTGGTGCGGCCCGAATCGGCCATCTCACCGGTGTGGCTGGCGACCTGTGCCAGGTCACTCATCGTTTTGGTCAATTCCGAGGCTGTCGCCGAGATTTCTTTGACCGCCGAGGCGATCTGGTTGGTGGAGGCGCCGAAGTCGACGACCGTCCCTTCCTGCTGTTTGGACGTGGCGGCGATTTCCGTGGCGGTGGACATGAGCTGAATGCTCGACTGTTTGATCTTGCCGATCAGCGAGCCCAGCGAGTGCGTCATCGACTTGAGCGATTTGCCTAGGATGTCGTCCTCGGAACGCGGCGCCACGGAGACCGTCAGGTCGCCGCGGCTGAGGGAATCGGACACGGCGGCTGCTTCCTGAATATAGGTGATCGTTCGACGGAAGGACTCGGCCAGGCTGCCGAATTCGTCGTCGGACTGGTGCACGATCCGGCAGTCCAAATCGCCGGTCGCGATTTTCTTTGCCGCCAGTTCGATTTCGGCCAGTGGTCGGGTGATGCCGCGGGCAACGGGAAAAGCCACGAAAAAGAGAGCAAACAGGAAGGATCCGACGCCCAGGGTGATCAGGATAATGCGCCGTTCGTCCACGATGAAACGGGCCTTCTGTTCCTTTTCCAGCGATTCTTTGTTGGCCAACTCCAACGCCTTTTCGATTTGCTGGGCGTGGCCTTTGAATTCAACGCTCAGGGATTCGCGCAACAGTGCCCGTGCCCCCGCGAGATCCGATTTCTGGATCGCCGGTACGACTTGGGTTTGTAGAACCTGGAAAAAATTCACCGCTTCGGCATTCACCGGGCCTTCGATGAGGCTGTGCAATTTGCTCGTTGGCGCTTGCTGGATCCGGTTTTGTAGACGCGTTTGGTAGCCGTCGGCAAGGGCGTTGATTTTGTCGATCAAGACTGCGATTTCAGCGGGATTTTTGCTTTCAATCAAGCGCTGGGCCAAGAAATAGGATTCGTCCATTTTCTCGGCAAGGGCGGAAAGGTCGGTGATCAGACCCTTGCTCTTGAGAATGTCTTGATAGATTTCGCCGTTGACCTTGACCAAGCCGATGGTATCGAACGTGTACCAACCGAAGATCAGGAAGACCACGGCGAAGAGTTCCACAAAGAGCATGAGCTTGAATTTGACCCGCAGATTCTTAAACACGATTATCCCCTTCTTCTACCGCGCTAGTTGGAAAGGCATGATGTAGATGAAGCGGTTGGCCGCTATTTATTAACTATACTCGCGAATCTCTAGCAAGAACGAAGTGCTGTCAACCGCTACCGCCGGCTGGTCTGGGCCAAGAGCGGTCGCCGGGGCAATCGTTTCAATGGGTTGAGCTGATCTCGGCGATCGCTGAAGGCCATTGCATCACCCCCTGTTCCCCGATACAATTATCTACACGAATAATTCACGCCTGATGTCGGCAAGGGGGGGGATATGGACCTGTTTGAGCCTACTCCGGGAAAGGTCAATGCGTGGGCTGCCAAAGGCAATGTGAAGAAATTGCTTGGCTCGCTCACATCGAGCGATGCGGTGATCCGGGAATTATCGGTAGAGGGCCTGGCATCGATCGGATCGCCGGAAGTGCTACAGTACTGCCGTGAAAACGCCGACAGCGCCGACGACATCGTCCGCTGGGACATCACCCGGATCCTCGGTCTGATCGGCACCGCCGAAGCGATCAAGATCCTAGAAACCGTCCGGGAAAAGAAGATCAATTACAAGCCACAAGGCTGACCAATCCCTAAATATGGGCAGGAGTTGCTGATGAGCCACTTGTTGTTTATCGACGACGATCCGATCATCCGTCAAATCTGTAAAGTCTACTTTTCCTCCAAAGGCTACACCGTCACCGTCGCCAAAGGCGGGATGGAAGGCCTGGCGAAGTTCAAGAACGGCGAGTATGACCTGATTGTCACCGACCTGATGATGCCCAATTGCCACGGCTTTGAGGTAATCGATCAGATCAAACAAATGCCGCGCGGGAATAACACGCCGATCATTCTGCTTTCCGCCGACATCAACGATCCGGACATGCAAGCCTACGAACGCCAGGCTTTTCAAGACGACACGTTGCGCAAGCCTTTTGACATGCCGGATCTGGAAAAGAAGATCGTCGACCTTTTGGACGAATTCGCCGCGCGATTTTAGTCGACCAAAAGGCCGGGCGGTTTTCTCCATGGTGATTGATCCTATCGCTGGTTCCCTCGCCCACCTCCGCGTCCACGAATTCTCTACCGGCGCCGGGCGCGCGAACGGGGCGGCGCTGCGTCCGTATCCGACCGAATCGATCGAACTGACGCACGTTCCGAATTCGAGCGAGGAGTCGGCAATCAGCCGCGCCAATCGCCGGCCGGGTTCTGTCGGCGCTCAATGGATTTCTCACTCGGCGAACTTCCGGCAGTCGGAATGTCGTTGTTTTTCCGGGCGCGGCGAGCAATCTCGCCAGAAAATGGAGAGTCGGTGATGTCGCATCCGATCGAAGACGCTTTTGCCGCCGCTTGCGAACGTTACGACATGTACGGCGTCGATGTAGAGGCTGCGCTGGAGGCCTTGGGGTGCGTTTCGTTATCTCTGCCTTGCTGGCAGGGCGATGACGGCGCCGGCTTCGAGACGCTGGATGACCCGTCGGCCCGCAGCGGGATCGCCGTGAGCCCCGCGTTTCCGGGCCGAGCGCGGACCATTGATGAACTGCGCGCCGATTTGCAGGCGGCCCTGGCGCTGATCCCCGGCCGCCATCGCCTCAACCTGCACGCCATTTATGGCGATTTCGGCGGCAAACCCGTCGCCCGCAATGAGATCCTGCCGGAGCATTATCAAAGCTGGGTGGATTGGGCTGCCGCCTCCCACCTGGGGCTCGACTTCAATAGCACCTGTTTTTCGCATCCGATGGCAGACTCGGGTTTCACGCTCAGCAGCCCGCAAGACCAGGTCCGCCGCTTCTGGATCGAGCATGTCCGCCGTTGCCGCGAAATCGGTGCTTGGATGGGCCGCGAACTGGGGACGCCGAGCCTGCACAATCTGTCGATTCCCGACGGCTCGAAGGAATCACCGGTCACCCGATTTCAACACCGCGCGACATTGCGCGACAGCCTCGACGAAATCTTCGCCACCGAGCATCCGGCGGAACACCTAAAAGACAGCATCGAGAGCAAACGATACGGACTGGGCAGCGAATCGTTTGTGGTCGGCTCGCACGAGTTTTACGTCAGCTGGGCCGCGGGCAAGCAGGTGATGCCGTGCCTGGACATGGGCCATATGCATCCCGCCGAATCGGTGGCGGACAGAATTTCGACCCTGCTGCAATTTCACGATCGACTGGCCCTCCATCTCAGCCGCGACGTTCATTGGAACAGCGATCACGTGGTCACTCAGAATGACGAACTGATCGACGCGATGCAGGAAATCGTCCGGGCCGGAGCGCTGGCGCGCATACATTTTGCCCTGGATTTTTTCGACAACACCATCAACCGCGTCGGGGCGTGGGTGATCGGCGCGCGAGCCACGCTCAAGGCGCTGCTGTTCGCGCTGCTCGAGCCGTTGGAGCTGTTGGGCGAGTTGGAAGAGGCGGGAGATTATTTCGCCAGGCTGGCCACCATCGAGGAAGTGAAATTGCTGCCGTTCGGCGCCGTGTGGGAATACTACTGCCATTCGTTGGACGTGCCCGACGGCTTCCAGTGGCTCACGACAATTCGCGCGTACGAAGACCGAGTCCTGCGCAAGCGCCGGTAACGGTTGGATTCGCGTGCGACTCACCCAATTACGATCAGGCCTGATCCAGACGATTGATCGGCGCGTCTCCTCCCGATTCCGTTCAAAAATGAAGCTGATGAAATACGTCACGTCGGACAACTCGATGACACCTTGGCCGAAACGCTCAAAGTGTTCGGTCATTGCCAGGTAACGCATCACTAAATGCCGCGTGAGACGTAATTCGATGTAACCAAGCGTATGTCGATTGCCGATCTACGTGCTCAAAAAGCGATGCAATTACGGTAAGGTGCCGGATTCACGGCGTTTTACGGCTTGTAAAACTGTCAGTTCGATTCCCATCCACTTCCGCCAGATTTCTCTAGGGGTTACGGGCGCTTGTCGTTGGCGGTGACCGCCAAACCCTTTTGCTTGAACATGAAGCCGACGACCGAGGAGCCAGAAAAGAGGTTGGCCACGGCGCGCGTGTCGTCAGGCGTGTTTTTCCAGATAGGCGATTAGCTTCTGCTTGGAGCCGATGAAATTGGTGACATAACGCCGCTGCTCCTCTGCAGCCTGAGCGGAAAGTTCCTCATCCCCGCAAAGCGAAAGCCCAGCTTCGGCCTCCAGCAGGAAGGAGAGTTTTTCCATGTCCGTTTGCAGCCCCACGCTCGCTCCACCCGTCGAGAGCCTCCGGGTCGGACGACAAAACAAAAGCCCCGGCGAAGCGGGCGTGTTTCATCCCAACTTCACCGGGGCTCGATGGTTTCGACGACCCCGAAGGTCTATGCG
Coding sequences within:
- a CDS encoding hybrid sensor histidine kinase/response regulator, with protein sequence MTGHGLSGMSLLALFLQELETHTAVLNQGVVALEQDPDAPHMMESLMRAAHSIKGAASIVGISSVVELAHAVEDGFVAAQNREVQIEPGLIDIFLKAVDLFQTLARIPEEEATDHLTAQTQVFAQLAQKIRAAVAAQLAAAKTQPPARAPAPTTPDPDKSADTKKAVDEVTTAKRDIRITAKNLDRLLGYASEILVETRRLAPFADALLQFNKRQGRLIKILEDLRASVEGKEAGPNADQLAQEAILHARTEQDRITTSLLDFEMLARRLDETSNRLYSQALSSRMLSFSVGVQGFPRMVRDLARELGKNVRLKIVGKDTEVDRDILARLEAPLNHLLRNAIDHGIEPPEERFDADKPPEGVLRLEASHHAGMLVVTVADDGRGINLERVRRKIVDRNLLAADTAALLTDAELLEFLLLPDFSTAVAVTRISGRGVGLDVVHTMIQELRGQIFMESRPGEGTTVRLKLPLSLSVLHVLMVEVGGEAFALPLHRVDRILSAQPSMIQSLENRQFIHVDGQNIALVPAAQLLGLDKNGDPKSAIPVVVISNQSTQFGLAVDRLLDERDLAVRPLDPRLGKVQDISATAVLEDGTPTLIVDVDDLVRSVDKLLSDGGLKKIVRTVGQATRLHKRLLVVDDSITVREMLRQLLENQGYEVRTAVDGVDGWNAVRAEDFDLVISDVDMPRMNGIELVTQIKQNSKLNKIPVMIVSYKDREEDRRRGLDAGADYYLTKSSFHDETFLSAVVDLIGEA
- a CDS encoding chemotaxis protein CheW, whose amino-acid sequence is MTDGVSHNREPGCWRVIGVFGQRTCPELAEHVHCRNCPVYAASGRELFNRPIPPEYREQWTTLLAQDAVEQTKAQAMASVLVFRLGEQWLALPTHLIQSVSRTLPVRRLPHRSSRILRGLVNIEGIIRLCASIHPLFEAVADETSGESDVADKSRLIMVEKEGENWVFPVDEVHGLYHYQPDEMKNSPVSASRTAEPLTMGTVPWRAGQIGLIDEDKLIEALKRSLL
- a CDS encoding CheR family methyltransferase produces the protein MNTAAIGDLLRQTIGLEITTICRATIEAAIRGRMAECDLNDQSAYLQRLIASPKEMLELIDEVTVPETWFFRNVEQFHFLKQWVIDTWEPAHASVPLRVLCVPCSTGEEPYSVAMALLDCGLAADRFHVEAVDINHRTLSKAREAVYGYNSFREKEKGFRSRYFEPLENDRYRLRKDVAERVEFAYGNLVATDFFLDHPPFDAVFCRNLLIYLEPAAQEQVVNTLKRLVKESGLLFLGAAENLQMVARKFRALRKPHAFVFCNEQPPARDQRIQSLTTTAHDAMRPRIARVAKPGKEHDEFKKPTWPPPASPATGEPMIELWLSQAERKADEGGLDEASELCRRCLQADPLRAKAFFLLGIIAHAQRDLGRAEKHFRSALYLDVNHQETLIQLTSILENRGEQAAADKLRRRLRRAQKEPH
- a CDS encoding chemotaxis protein CheW gives rise to the protein MFVIYFSVGVQRFAVDGRTVVAVLPRVDLTALPHVPPEVAGVFNFHGRVVPVIDLCRLLGDRPCGFNFDARLLLVNYPAEGEKRHLLGLLAEEITDTDHLTPEEIVSSGVAVDEAPYLGDVHPQAENIVQTVRIEQLLPDDLKARLFREPA
- a CDS encoding methyl-accepting chemotaxis protein, which gives rise to MFKNLRVKFKLMLFVELFAVVFLIFGWYTFDTIGLVKVNGEIYQDILKSKGLITDLSALAEKMDESYFLAQRLIESKNPAEIAVLIDKINALADGYQTRLQNRIQQAPTSKLHSLIEGPVNAEAVNFFQVLQTQVVPAIQKSDLAGARALLRESLSVEFKGHAQQIEKALELANKESLEKEQKARFIVDERRIILITLGVGSFLFALFFVAFPVARGITRPLAEIELAAKKIATGDLDCRIVHQSDDEFGSLAESFRRTITYIQEAAAVSDSLSRGDLTVSVAPRSEDDILGKSLKSMTHSLGSLIGKIKQSSIQLMSTATEIAATSKQQEGTVVDFGASTNQIASAVKEISATASELTKTMSDLAQVASHTGEMADSGRTNLTTLESTMSQLAEATGSISSKLYTISEKAHDINMVVTTITKVADQTNLLSVNAAIEAEKAGEYGGGFLVVAREIRRLADQTAVATLDIEQTVQQMQSAVTSGVMEMDRFSAQVRRDVGEMRSISAQFTQIIESVQAVLEQFRTVSEGMRSQSMGAQQISQAMIQLSVGARQTAASQKDFNKSTEHMHEAVKGLREELSRFHVAD
- a CDS encoding HEAT repeat domain-containing protein: MDLFEPTPGKVNAWAAKGNVKKLLGSLTSSDAVIRELSVEGLASIGSPEVLQYCRENADSADDIVRWDITRILGLIGTAEAIKILETVREKKINYKPQG
- a CDS encoding response regulator; protein product: MSHLLFIDDDPIIRQICKVYFSSKGYTVTVAKGGMEGLAKFKNGEYDLIVTDLMMPNCHGFEVIDQIKQMPRGNNTPIILLSADINDPDMQAYERQAFQDDTLRKPFDMPDLEKKIVDLLDEFAARF
- a CDS encoding L-rhamnose isomerase, producing the protein MSHPIEDAFAAACERYDMYGVDVEAALEALGCVSLSLPCWQGDDGAGFETLDDPSARSGIAVSPAFPGRARTIDELRADLQAALALIPGRHRLNLHAIYGDFGGKPVARNEILPEHYQSWVDWAAASHLGLDFNSTCFSHPMADSGFTLSSPQDQVRRFWIEHVRRCREIGAWMGRELGTPSLHNLSIPDGSKESPVTRFQHRATLRDSLDEIFATEHPAEHLKDSIESKRYGLGSESFVVGSHEFYVSWAAGKQVMPCLDMGHMHPAESVADRISTLLQFHDRLALHLSRDVHWNSDHVVTQNDELIDAMQEIVRAGALARIHFALDFFDNTINRVGAWVIGARATLKALLFALLEPLELLGELEEAGDYFARLATIEEVKLLPFGAVWEYYCHSLDVPDGFQWLTTIRAYEDRVLRKRR